One stretch of Clavelina lepadiformis chromosome 6, kaClaLepa1.1, whole genome shotgun sequence DNA includes these proteins:
- the LOC143462345 gene encoding ras-associating and dilute domain-containing protein-like isoform X1, which translates to MAATSNMENISNDLSPNGRVSEDIVLSPEHLVHASDPNVVLTNPAVLSHLQQLHDKATRRAQVTADDDNTERRQHLQIKVDAFNKRSQVGAFRVKLKDTTAELGYTGPMKFYYQAPGSKSESFRLMTLSDQDCVRVVLPKLRQKFAISDDQKCTMRENINGDEILLDPDDRPLELAVNSRSPVTFHLVTGGDRNTELLKTLRNESFTPEQRRKLIEKFNLTAEFEDDDVRTCDTSSPNTPRHRISLSGSSTSGSIKKGEGRMAGLPLVPMPKITGYNSITRRLSLKQAVDDRSTEKLPPFMRSQTLSNLERPVSLPVIPDSQNSNTRSGRVRNIKHKKDSTLPGRRESRSASARKLFFSLRKYRARSTSRDRKGSKGSVSSDVEDTKSPTKTTELSSDANLPGILKIFGDAVSPGANYKSVLATKHSSSKELVKIALQRYGIPKLQSKSFVLCEVVGRFNEELSKGNTKALKVKAGKNRRKAADVVTKTNEMTIAGADFIEDYVRPLNDHEKPLVLQSFWKPQEGHYRRFEIRRRSKVFKKVEKDYSTRDINNQAKRLVMQKSRTNLTNLPATDQPQTESEDSDDESKSPTFDARRPETPKATSPVKGHPKKTSYKSEQTTINKSPDTTGGVENSSKDSNMTTMTNKKDEVKSLDSPPAPYLITLQGNENNLIRTLNKNETLVGSDVTDICLEASDILRHHCVIKRRLELLFSESRNYEAVKRWCVTITSLDSEAKVTVNGQRISVKHTLQHGELIAIGKHHIFMYKDPSSDINLNNVVSFSFSKKSDQQQIEIKHPEASDLAKASASLRTTKDKEPEYLDFIKTDLPYQLSSEDRVLALIFDCVGDLTDLSPERPLAPATLLCQCIVHSCLNFHLGHKNELLLKIGSNLQSIVLNATKSVSNQEIQSSSDPGQNIQSLLPYLRPVVFWMSNALEIFEFLQKDLIPIVKKRVEEETKRKQVSPKILAEANKFVVNEQILALLEEVVMYAFQQLVYYLTKTLYSSLPALLECNPFADRSMPGLNVQHVMDIYSSAREMTQMYDVNERIVDQLFAYLFFFTNVSLFNTLMEEDSCSRYYSWEMGVRIRGNLEKLESWAIENGFMDQCTTYLENISALANLLATPKSQFLKGSWSYFRQTFPALAPAQLKHILSGYQITGSKSKPKSWTPDMQEMDEAMNEDKIMESYDNHPPLMLPVAGSKIDFRLPLNDSWFQAFVNKIKRVNDSPSEKDVPLLCETSVREQPDGRELSNREMSPSHTEQESISPSAQPPINKSETLKSVSPEVGGNDHLSHSGSSSVEAHSANKKQQSQTASAGGAGRMVSSSSCSSSSEPEGYVIRQHRSPHQQRKISDVIGNPSHAINELVESEGRRKACDEIVVLPVSSTPSHSSQVSSNKSQDGTRSPYSGSSPTVSSTHSSQAMPKEVFIVDIKKGKTGLGVGLVDGIVTSLGVPGVFVRSLIPDISGGKHVHTKHHDVLRCWLQEGRLQLGDRILAANGVSLINMSYHEAMRTVRHAGDNVRLLVGRCGSEVAMKITSSSC; encoded by the exons ATGGCAGCGACAAGCAAcatggaaaatatttcaaatgatTTATCTCCAAATGGGAGAGTGTCTGAAGATATCGTGCTTTCTCCCGAACACTTGGTTCATGCCTCTGATCCCAACGTTGTGTTGACCAATCCGGCAGTGTTGAGTCATTTGCAGCAACTTCACGACAAGGCAACGAGAAG AGCTCAAGTCACAGCTGATGATGATAATACTGAACGTCGTCAGCACCTGCAAATAAAAGTCGAtgcttttaacaaaagaaGTCAAGTCGGAGCTTTCAGGGTAAAGTTAAAAGAT ACAACAGCTGAACTCGGTTACACAGGTCCTATGAAGTTTTATTATCAAGCGCCGGGGAGCAAAAGTGAAAGCTTTCGCTTGATGACGCTATCTGATCAAGATTGCGTGAGAGTAGTACTTCCAAAATTGCGACAAAAATTTGCAATCTCTGATGATCAGAAGTGCACAATGAGAGAAAATATTAATGGAG ACGAGATTCTACTCGATCCTGATGACAGACCTCTTGAACTGGCCGTAAATTCGAGATCGCCTGTGACGTTTCATTTGGTTACCGGCGGTGATAGAAACACTGAACTTTTGAAGACTTTACGAAACGAAAGTTTTACACCAGAGCAGCGCCGAAAATTGATAGAAAA GTTTAATTTGACTGCCGAGTTCGAAGATGATGACGTAAGGACTTGTGATACGTCATCACCAAATACGCCGCGGCACCGAATTTCTCTGAGCGGAAGTAGTACAAGTGGAAGTATCAAAAAAGGTGAAGGGAGAATGGCTGGTTTGCCGCTGGTCCCTATGCCTAAGATTACTG GATACAACAGTATTACCCGAAGATTAAGTCTGAAGCAAGCAGTTGATGATAGATCAACCGAAAAACTTCCCCCCTTTATGAGAAGTCAGACTTTATCTAATTTAGAAAGACCAGTAAGCTTACCAGTGATACCCGACTCACAAAACTCGAACACCCGGAGCGGTCGGGTTCgaaatataaaacataagAAAGACAGTACTTTACCGGGTCGACGAGAGTCGAGGTCCGCATCTGCCCGGAAACTTTTTTTTAGCTTACGCAAATACCGCGCTAGATCCACATCCAGAGATCGAAAAGGATCAAAAGGTAGCGTCTCTTCCGATGTTGAGGACACAAAATCTCCCACAAAAACCACCGAGTTGTCTTCCGATGCCAATTTACCTGGCATCCTAAAAATCTTTGGCGATGCTGTCAGCCCTGGAGCTAATTACAAGAGTGTTTTGGCAACAAAGCATTCCAGTTCAAAAGAACTCGTCAAAATTGCTCTTCAAAGATATGGAATTCCAAAATTGCAGTCGAAAAGTTTTGTTCTTTGCGAAGTTGTTGGAAGATTTAACGAAGAATTAAGCAAAGGAAACACAAAAGCGTTGAAAGTCAAAGCTGGAAAAAATCGGCGAAAAGCAG CTGACGTGGTTACTAAGACAAATGAAATGACGATAGCAGGAGCAGACTTCATTGAAGACTATGTGCGTCCGCTCAACGATCACGAAAAGCCTTTAGTTCTGCAGTCGTTTTGGAAGCCACAGGAAGGCCATTACCGTCGATTTGAAATTAGAAGACGGTCGAAG GTCTttaaaaaagtggaaaaagaTTATTCAACACGTGACATCAACAATCAAGCCAAGCGGCTGGTAATGCAGAAATCAAG AACAAATCTTACAAACCTGCCAGCGACAGATCAACCGCAGACGGAGAGCGAGGATTCTGATGATGAAAGCAAATCACCAACTTTCGACGCCAGACGACCAGAAACACCAAAAGCTACTTCACCGGTAAAAGGTCACCCTAAGAAAACCTCTTACAAAAGCGAGCAGactacaataaataaaagtcCTGACACAACTGGAGGAGTGGAAAATTCAAGCAAGGATTCAAATATGACCACGATGACAAATAAGAAAGATGAGGTGAAAAGTCTGGATAGCCCACCCGCGCCTTACTTGATCACTTTGCAAGGAAACGAAAACAATCTCATACGAACCCTTAACAAAAACGAGACCCTGGTTGGAAGCGACGTTACAGATATCTGTCTCGAAGCTTCGGATATCTTACGTCATCATTGCGTCATAAAAAGACGCTTGGAACTATTATTTTCCGAAAGTCGGAATTACGAAGCAGTAAAACGATGGTGCGTGACAATTACGTCACTCGACTCAGAAGCCAAAGTGACTGTAAACGGTCAAAGAATCTCAGTTAAACATACTCTGCAACACGGCGAGTTAATAGCAATAGGAAAAcatcatatttttatgtacaAAGACCCTTCATCTGACATCAACTTAAATAATGTCGTTTCGTTTTCGTTTTCCAAAAAAAGTGACCAACAGCAAATTGAAATCAAACACCCTGAAGCATCAGATTTAGCAAAAGCCTCTGCAAGTTTGAGAACTACAAAAGATAAGGAGCCAGAGTATTTGGATTTTATTAAAACGGATTTACCTTATCAGCTTTCTTCAGAGGACCGTGTGCTAGCTCTTATATTTGACTGTGTTGGGGATTTAACTGACCTATCTCCTGAACGTCCGTTAGCGCCAGCTACCCTTCTTTGCCAGTGCATTGTTCATTCTTGTCTCAACTTTCATTTGGGGCACAAAAATGAATTACTGCTAAAGATTGGAAGCAATTTACAAAGCATAGTTTTG AATGCAACAAAGAGTGTTTCAAATCAAGAAATCCAGTC ATCTTCGGATCCGGGGCAGAATATTCAGTCACTTTTACCTTATCTTCGGCCCGTAGTTTTCTGGATGTCGAACGCTCTGgaaatttttgagtttttgcaaaaagatttAATTCCGATCGTTAAGAAAAGAGTGGAAGAGGAAACCAAAAG AAAACAAGTAAGCCCGAAGATCTTGGCTGAAGCAAACAAGTTTGTAGTTAACGAACAAATACTTGCTTTGCTTGAAGAGGTTGTTATGTATGCCTTCCAACAACTTGTCTACTATTTGACCAAG ACGTTGTACAGCTCTCTACCCGCCTTGCTTGAATGCAATCCATTTGCCGACCGATCCATGCCAGGATTAAATGTTCAACATGTTATGGACATCTATTCCAGTGCACGGGAAATGACGCAAATGTATGACGTCAATGAACGTATAGTTGACCAATTGTTTGCGTATCTTTTCTTCTTCACGAACGTTTCACTTTTCAACACTTTAATGGAAGAAG ATTCCTGTTCCAGATATTATAGCTGGGAAATGGGCGTTCGAATAAGAGGCAACCTTGAAAAACTTGAGTCTTGGGCGATAGAAAATGGTTTCATGGATCAGTGTACGACATACCTTGAAAACATTTCAGCACTTGCCAACCTTCTAGCGACACCAAAGAGCCAGTTTTTGAAG GGAAGTTGGTCTTATTTTCGCCAAACTTTTCCTGCCTTGGCTCCTGCTCAATTAAAGCATATTTTAAGTGGTTATCAGATTACTGGAAGCAAAAGTAAACCTAAATCTTGGACGCCTGATATGCAAGAAATGGATGAAGCCATGAATGAAG ATAAGATCATGGAAAGCTACGATAATCATCCTCCTCTCATGCTTCCTGTAGCGGGATCAAAAATTGACTTTCGACTACCTCTAAATGATTCCTGGTTCCAAGCTtttgttaacaaaataaaacgagTAAATGACTCCCCATCAGAAAAAGACGTTCCGCTCTTATGCGAAACTAGTGTACGCGAACAACCGGATGGCCGTGAATTATCAAATAGGGAGATGTCACCATCACACACCGAACAAGAAAGCATTTCCCCGAGTGCTCAACCTCCCATTAACAAGTCGGAAACATTAAAAAGCGTTTCACCAGAGGTTGGTGGCAATGACCACTTATCTCATTCCGGGTCATCAAGTGTCGAGGCGCATTCGGCAAACAAGAAACAACAGTCACAAACCGCCTCTGCTGGAGGAGCCGGTCGTATGGTATCATCATCATCTTGTTCTTCCTCATCAGAGCCGGAAGGTTACGTAATTCGGCAGCACAGAAGTCCACATCAACAGCGCAAGATAAGTGATGTCATAGGCAATCCATCACACGCCATAAATGAGTTGGTTGAATCTGAAGGTCGACGTAAAGCATGTGATGAAATTGTTGTGCTTCCTGTATCATCAACCCCGTCCCATTCGTCGCAGGTTTCTTCAAACAAAAGCCAGG ACGGCACTCGTTCACCATATAGCGGTAGTTCACCAACCGTAAGTTCGACTCACAGTTCGCAGGCGATGCCTAAAGAAGTTTTTATTGTCGATATTAAGAAGGGGAAAACTGGCCTGGGAGTGGGTTTAGTAGACGGAATTGTTACATCTCTCGGAGTACCTGGTGTCTTTGTGCGATCTCTTATTCCTGATATTTCGGGAGGAAAG CATGTCCACACGAAACATCACGATGTTTTACGATGCTGGCTGCAAGAGGGAAGGTTGCAACTGGGTGATAGGATACTTGCTGCAAATGGAGTCAGTCTCATAAACATGAGCTACCACGA GGCCATGCGTACCGTCAGACACGCTGGAGATAATGTTCGATTACTTGTTGGTCGTTGCGGGTCGGAAGTTGCGATGAAAATTACATCATCGAGTTGCTGA
- the LOC143462345 gene encoding ras-associating and dilute domain-containing protein-like isoform X2 — protein sequence MTGESTYISYDCIDCDINFPAAPSPCPSSEHGWSFKDEILLDPDDRPLELAVNSRSPVTFHLVTGGDRNTELLKTLRNESFTPEQRRKLIEKFNLTAEFEDDDVRTCDTSSPNTPRHRISLSGSSTSGSIKKGEGRMAGLPLVPMPKITGYNSITRRLSLKQAVDDRSTEKLPPFMRSQTLSNLERPVSLPVIPDSQNSNTRSGRVRNIKHKKDSTLPGRRESRSASARKLFFSLRKYRARSTSRDRKGSKGSVSSDVEDTKSPTKTTELSSDANLPGILKIFGDAVSPGANYKSVLATKHSSSKELVKIALQRYGIPKLQSKSFVLCEVVGRFNEELSKGNTKALKVKAGKNRRKAADVVTKTNEMTIAGADFIEDYVRPLNDHEKPLVLQSFWKPQEGHYRRFEIRRRSKVFKKVEKDYSTRDINNQAKRLVMQKSRTNLTNLPATDQPQTESEDSDDESKSPTFDARRPETPKATSPVKGHPKKTSYKSEQTTINKSPDTTGGVENSSKDSNMTTMTNKKDEVKSLDSPPAPYLITLQGNENNLIRTLNKNETLVGSDVTDICLEASDILRHHCVIKRRLELLFSESRNYEAVKRWCVTITSLDSEAKVTVNGQRISVKHTLQHGELIAIGKHHIFMYKDPSSDINLNNVVSFSFSKKSDQQQIEIKHPEASDLAKASASLRTTKDKEPEYLDFIKTDLPYQLSSEDRVLALIFDCVGDLTDLSPERPLAPATLLCQCIVHSCLNFHLGHKNELLLKIGSNLQSIVLNATKSVSNQEIQSSSDPGQNIQSLLPYLRPVVFWMSNALEIFEFLQKDLIPIVKKRVEEETKRKQVSPKILAEANKFVVNEQILALLEEVVMYAFQQLVYYLTKTLYSSLPALLECNPFADRSMPGLNVQHVMDIYSSAREMTQMYDVNERIVDQLFAYLFFFTNVSLFNTLMEEDSCSRYYSWEMGVRIRGNLEKLESWAIENGFMDQCTTYLENISALANLLATPKSQFLKGSWSYFRQTFPALAPAQLKHILSGYQITGSKSKPKSWTPDMQEMDEAMNEDKIMESYDNHPPLMLPVAGSKIDFRLPLNDSWFQAFVNKIKRVNDSPSEKDVPLLCETSVREQPDGRELSNREMSPSHTEQESISPSAQPPINKSETLKSVSPEVGGNDHLSHSGSSSVEAHSANKKQQSQTASAGGAGRMVSSSSCSSSSEPEGYVIRQHRSPHQQRKISDVIGNPSHAINELVESEGRRKACDEIVVLPVSSTPSHSSQVSSNKSQDGTRSPYSGSSPTVSSTHSSQAMPKEVFIVDIKKGKTGLGVGLVDGIVTSLGVPGVFVRSLIPDISGGKHVHTKHHDVLRCWLQEGRLQLGDRILAANGVSLINMSYHEAMRTVRHAGDNVRLLVGRCGSEVAMKITSSSC from the exons ATGACCGGAGAAAGTACTTATATATCTTATGACTGTATTGACTGTGATATCAATTTTCCTGCCGCCCCTTCCCCTTGTCCATCGAGTGAACATGGGTGGAGCTTTAAAG ACGAGATTCTACTCGATCCTGATGACAGACCTCTTGAACTGGCCGTAAATTCGAGATCGCCTGTGACGTTTCATTTGGTTACCGGCGGTGATAGAAACACTGAACTTTTGAAGACTTTACGAAACGAAAGTTTTACACCAGAGCAGCGCCGAAAATTGATAGAAAA GTTTAATTTGACTGCCGAGTTCGAAGATGATGACGTAAGGACTTGTGATACGTCATCACCAAATACGCCGCGGCACCGAATTTCTCTGAGCGGAAGTAGTACAAGTGGAAGTATCAAAAAAGGTGAAGGGAGAATGGCTGGTTTGCCGCTGGTCCCTATGCCTAAGATTACTG GATACAACAGTATTACCCGAAGATTAAGTCTGAAGCAAGCAGTTGATGATAGATCAACCGAAAAACTTCCCCCCTTTATGAGAAGTCAGACTTTATCTAATTTAGAAAGACCAGTAAGCTTACCAGTGATACCCGACTCACAAAACTCGAACACCCGGAGCGGTCGGGTTCgaaatataaaacataagAAAGACAGTACTTTACCGGGTCGACGAGAGTCGAGGTCCGCATCTGCCCGGAAACTTTTTTTTAGCTTACGCAAATACCGCGCTAGATCCACATCCAGAGATCGAAAAGGATCAAAAGGTAGCGTCTCTTCCGATGTTGAGGACACAAAATCTCCCACAAAAACCACCGAGTTGTCTTCCGATGCCAATTTACCTGGCATCCTAAAAATCTTTGGCGATGCTGTCAGCCCTGGAGCTAATTACAAGAGTGTTTTGGCAACAAAGCATTCCAGTTCAAAAGAACTCGTCAAAATTGCTCTTCAAAGATATGGAATTCCAAAATTGCAGTCGAAAAGTTTTGTTCTTTGCGAAGTTGTTGGAAGATTTAACGAAGAATTAAGCAAAGGAAACACAAAAGCGTTGAAAGTCAAAGCTGGAAAAAATCGGCGAAAAGCAG CTGACGTGGTTACTAAGACAAATGAAATGACGATAGCAGGAGCAGACTTCATTGAAGACTATGTGCGTCCGCTCAACGATCACGAAAAGCCTTTAGTTCTGCAGTCGTTTTGGAAGCCACAGGAAGGCCATTACCGTCGATTTGAAATTAGAAGACGGTCGAAG GTCTttaaaaaagtggaaaaagaTTATTCAACACGTGACATCAACAATCAAGCCAAGCGGCTGGTAATGCAGAAATCAAG AACAAATCTTACAAACCTGCCAGCGACAGATCAACCGCAGACGGAGAGCGAGGATTCTGATGATGAAAGCAAATCACCAACTTTCGACGCCAGACGACCAGAAACACCAAAAGCTACTTCACCGGTAAAAGGTCACCCTAAGAAAACCTCTTACAAAAGCGAGCAGactacaataaataaaagtcCTGACACAACTGGAGGAGTGGAAAATTCAAGCAAGGATTCAAATATGACCACGATGACAAATAAGAAAGATGAGGTGAAAAGTCTGGATAGCCCACCCGCGCCTTACTTGATCACTTTGCAAGGAAACGAAAACAATCTCATACGAACCCTTAACAAAAACGAGACCCTGGTTGGAAGCGACGTTACAGATATCTGTCTCGAAGCTTCGGATATCTTACGTCATCATTGCGTCATAAAAAGACGCTTGGAACTATTATTTTCCGAAAGTCGGAATTACGAAGCAGTAAAACGATGGTGCGTGACAATTACGTCACTCGACTCAGAAGCCAAAGTGACTGTAAACGGTCAAAGAATCTCAGTTAAACATACTCTGCAACACGGCGAGTTAATAGCAATAGGAAAAcatcatatttttatgtacaAAGACCCTTCATCTGACATCAACTTAAATAATGTCGTTTCGTTTTCGTTTTCCAAAAAAAGTGACCAACAGCAAATTGAAATCAAACACCCTGAAGCATCAGATTTAGCAAAAGCCTCTGCAAGTTTGAGAACTACAAAAGATAAGGAGCCAGAGTATTTGGATTTTATTAAAACGGATTTACCTTATCAGCTTTCTTCAGAGGACCGTGTGCTAGCTCTTATATTTGACTGTGTTGGGGATTTAACTGACCTATCTCCTGAACGTCCGTTAGCGCCAGCTACCCTTCTTTGCCAGTGCATTGTTCATTCTTGTCTCAACTTTCATTTGGGGCACAAAAATGAATTACTGCTAAAGATTGGAAGCAATTTACAAAGCATAGTTTTG AATGCAACAAAGAGTGTTTCAAATCAAGAAATCCAGTC ATCTTCGGATCCGGGGCAGAATATTCAGTCACTTTTACCTTATCTTCGGCCCGTAGTTTTCTGGATGTCGAACGCTCTGgaaatttttgagtttttgcaaaaagatttAATTCCGATCGTTAAGAAAAGAGTGGAAGAGGAAACCAAAAG AAAACAAGTAAGCCCGAAGATCTTGGCTGAAGCAAACAAGTTTGTAGTTAACGAACAAATACTTGCTTTGCTTGAAGAGGTTGTTATGTATGCCTTCCAACAACTTGTCTACTATTTGACCAAG ACGTTGTACAGCTCTCTACCCGCCTTGCTTGAATGCAATCCATTTGCCGACCGATCCATGCCAGGATTAAATGTTCAACATGTTATGGACATCTATTCCAGTGCACGGGAAATGACGCAAATGTATGACGTCAATGAACGTATAGTTGACCAATTGTTTGCGTATCTTTTCTTCTTCACGAACGTTTCACTTTTCAACACTTTAATGGAAGAAG ATTCCTGTTCCAGATATTATAGCTGGGAAATGGGCGTTCGAATAAGAGGCAACCTTGAAAAACTTGAGTCTTGGGCGATAGAAAATGGTTTCATGGATCAGTGTACGACATACCTTGAAAACATTTCAGCACTTGCCAACCTTCTAGCGACACCAAAGAGCCAGTTTTTGAAG GGAAGTTGGTCTTATTTTCGCCAAACTTTTCCTGCCTTGGCTCCTGCTCAATTAAAGCATATTTTAAGTGGTTATCAGATTACTGGAAGCAAAAGTAAACCTAAATCTTGGACGCCTGATATGCAAGAAATGGATGAAGCCATGAATGAAG ATAAGATCATGGAAAGCTACGATAATCATCCTCCTCTCATGCTTCCTGTAGCGGGATCAAAAATTGACTTTCGACTACCTCTAAATGATTCCTGGTTCCAAGCTtttgttaacaaaataaaacgagTAAATGACTCCCCATCAGAAAAAGACGTTCCGCTCTTATGCGAAACTAGTGTACGCGAACAACCGGATGGCCGTGAATTATCAAATAGGGAGATGTCACCATCACACACCGAACAAGAAAGCATTTCCCCGAGTGCTCAACCTCCCATTAACAAGTCGGAAACATTAAAAAGCGTTTCACCAGAGGTTGGTGGCAATGACCACTTATCTCATTCCGGGTCATCAAGTGTCGAGGCGCATTCGGCAAACAAGAAACAACAGTCACAAACCGCCTCTGCTGGAGGAGCCGGTCGTATGGTATCATCATCATCTTGTTCTTCCTCATCAGAGCCGGAAGGTTACGTAATTCGGCAGCACAGAAGTCCACATCAACAGCGCAAGATAAGTGATGTCATAGGCAATCCATCACACGCCATAAATGAGTTGGTTGAATCTGAAGGTCGACGTAAAGCATGTGATGAAATTGTTGTGCTTCCTGTATCATCAACCCCGTCCCATTCGTCGCAGGTTTCTTCAAACAAAAGCCAGG ACGGCACTCGTTCACCATATAGCGGTAGTTCACCAACCGTAAGTTCGACTCACAGTTCGCAGGCGATGCCTAAAGAAGTTTTTATTGTCGATATTAAGAAGGGGAAAACTGGCCTGGGAGTGGGTTTAGTAGACGGAATTGTTACATCTCTCGGAGTACCTGGTGTCTTTGTGCGATCTCTTATTCCTGATATTTCGGGAGGAAAG CATGTCCACACGAAACATCACGATGTTTTACGATGCTGGCTGCAAGAGGGAAGGTTGCAACTGGGTGATAGGATACTTGCTGCAAATGGAGTCAGTCTCATAAACATGAGCTACCACGA GGCCATGCGTACCGTCAGACACGCTGGAGATAATGTTCGATTACTTGTTGGTCGTTGCGGGTCGGAAGTTGCGATGAAAATTACATCATCGAGTTGCTGA